In the Desulfuromonas sp. DDH964 genome, CTGATAACCGTCAAGCGGGCCGAGCGCGAACTCGCCATGCGGCGCCGGGTCGCCGAGCTGGAAGAGCGTCTCGAGCCTGGTACTGCGCACCGCGAGCTGGTGGGGCGCAGCGCTGCCATGGCCCGGGTGATGACCCTGATCGACAAGACGGCCCCCGCGGAGGGGGGGGTGCTGATTGAGGGGGAGACCGGTACCGGCAAGGAACTGGTCGCCCGAGCCATCCACAGAGCCTCGCCGCGCCGTGCCGGCCCCTTCGTAGCCGTCAACTGCGCCGCGCTTCCGGAGGGTCTGCTCGAGAGCGAACTGTTCGGCCACGCCCGCGGCGCTTTTACTGGCGCCACCCAGGAGAAGACGGGACTTTTTCTCGAGGCCCACGGGGGGACCCTGTTTCTCGACGAAATCGGCGAGATGTCCCCCGCGCTGCAGGCCAAGCTGTTGCGGGCGCTGCAGGAGCGGCAGGTGCGGCCGGTCGGCGGCACCCGGCAGCAGGACTTCGACGTGCGGGTTCTCGCCGCCACCAACCGCAAACTGCTGGAGGAGGCCCGCGAGGGGCGCTTCCGGGAGGACATCTACTACCGCATCGCCACCTTCCATATCGAAATCCCCCCCCTGCGCCGGCGGCGGGAGGACATCCCCGCCCTGTTGCAGGAGTTCACCGCCCGCCACCCCTGTCGCGGCAAGGTGGTCGACTTCGAACCCGAGGCGCTTCGGGCGCTGATGGACTATTCCTGGCCCGGCAATGTACGGGAGCTGCAGAATGTGATCGAGCGCTGCTGCTATCTCTGCGACAAGGGGATCGTGCGTTTGGCTGACCTCCCGCCGGAAATCCTCCGTGACCTGCGTCCCGCCGAGTCGTTCGCCTGGCCCGATGCCAGAGCTCTGGCCGAGGTGGAGCGTGACTACATCCGGCACGTCCTGCGCCGTTGCGGGGGCAACAAGGTGCAGGCGGCCGAGATCCTCGGCATCAATCGCAAGACCATTCAGCGCAAACTCGGAGATGAGTCCCTTTGATTCTTGATGGCGGGGGTGCGACAAATTGTCGCACATGGTCTTTTCTGCCCCACGAGAGTCTTGCGCCGAGCTCTTTTCAAAACCCCTCCGAAATCCTCTTCCCTGCTGAATAATCAAGGTATTCCAGCTACCTAAAGACAGGTTGCGCCGTCCAGTCCGTTTCGGCACACCTGCTGCTATAGAACTCTGCAGCGGCAGGATGGCTGTCGTTGTGAAGCCGGGACCGGAGCCTCCCGAGCAATCAAACATTCATTCAGGCAAGAAGGCAATGAAACGATCGAACCGAAAAATTCTTATCGGCGTGCTGATCATCGGCCTTGCGGTCGGTTTCCTCATC is a window encoding:
- a CDS encoding sigma-54-dependent transcriptional regulator, giving the protein MTDLQPLRILVVDDKQEMRDLLCDVLCERGYAVYAAGDGEEALSVLSGQSCELIISDIRMPSMDGVTLLERVKAERGFTPFVILITAFGDINDTVRLIDRGAYDYLIKPFKTEQLLITVKRAERELAMRRRVAELEERLEPGTAHRELVGRSAAMARVMTLIDKTAPAEGGVLIEGETGTGKELVARAIHRASPRRAGPFVAVNCAALPEGLLESELFGHARGAFTGATQEKTGLFLEAHGGTLFLDEIGEMSPALQAKLLRALQERQVRPVGGTRQQDFDVRVLAATNRKLLEEAREGRFREDIYYRIATFHIEIPPLRRRREDIPALLQEFTARHPCRGKVVDFEPEALRALMDYSWPGNVRELQNVIERCCYLCDKGIVRLADLPPEILRDLRPAESFAWPDARALAEVERDYIRHVLRRCGGNKVQAAEILGINRKTIQRKLGDESL